A part of Phycisphaerae bacterium genomic DNA contains:
- the rpmE gene encoding 50S ribosomal protein L31 → MKKDIHPKYEETTVTCGCGNSFKTRSTAKSIHCEICSACHPFYTGKQKYVDTAGRVEKFQRKYNWAQRKGKTEEAAQEKA, encoded by the coding sequence ATGAAGAAGGACATCCATCCCAAATACGAAGAGACGACGGTGACCTGCGGGTGCGGCAACTCGTTTAAGACCCGCTCGACGGCCAAGAGCATCCACTGCGAGATCTGCTCGGCGTGCCACCCGTTCTACACGGGTAAGCAGAAGTACGTCGATACCGCCGGTCGGGTCGAGAAGTTCCAGCGGAAGTACAATTGGGCCCAACGGAAGGGCAAGACCGAAGAAGCGGCCCAGGAAAAGGCTTAG